CCACTGTTCTCGTTGCCAAGGCCCGGCTTCGGAGCGGAGACCGATGCCTCCGCAGAAGTCTCGGTGAGCGTTGTAGAACTCGATGCAGAGGGCCTCCTCAGATCCGACCTGGAATCGCGTGGCCCATGCTTGACCACGGTGGACGCAGCCGCGGAGGGTGAGCTGGGAGGCCTCTCCAAAGAAAGTGGTGCCGCAGCGGCAGTCCCCCCAGTGCGTGGGGTAAAAGCCTGTGGGAAGAAAGACCGCTTCGTTACGCACCGCACCGCCCAGCGGCACCTGAGCGAGCGTCATATTTTGTAGCGCCTGCCGCACCACCCTGCGCGGCAGACGCCAGGCCAGATCCTGCCCCGCCATCTCCAGCGCAGAAAGGCGGGAGACGCCCTCCAGTCCGGGAAACGCAGAGTCGGGCAGGCTTCGCGAGAGGCCGTTCCAGAGATTCCGCACATTCCCCTGGGCAGGGGATGGCATCTCTGTTCGTGCTTCGGATTTCTGGCCAAAGTCGAGGGTCCGACGCCCGCTGGCATGGCGGGAGACGAGGTCTTCATAGGCCTCATGGTCGGACCAATTGGTGACGAGGATCTTCAGGCATCCCTCGCCATGCCGGTCAAAAAATTGAAAGCTGGCGACCTGTTGATCACCGACATTTTCCACCACCGCCATGGCTCCACCGAAGGCGGCAGGGCGGATCTCAGATCCTGTTTCCAAGCAGATCCATTCATCCGTGCCCGGATAGGATTGGAAGACCGGTTTTTCCCAGGCGGAAGCCATGCTGATCGGCCCCCGTGACGCAGTGACCATCACGAGGCCCAGGTTGCGCAGGTT
The sequence above is a segment of the Prosthecobacter debontii genome. Coding sequences within it:
- a CDS encoding ChuX/HutX family heme-like substrate-binding protein, which produces MDSASRHSPRIAYSFPAHTFDLRRVKPESCFDADDGAAMAIHLDGRWDKFFKNLRNLGLVMVTASRGPISMASAWEKPVFQSYPGTDEWICLETGSEIRPAAFGGAMAVVENVGDQQVASFQFFDRHGEGCLKILVTNWSDHEAYEDLVSRHASGRRTLDFGQKSEARTEMPSPAQGNVRNLWNGLSRSLPDSAFPGLEGVSRLSALEMAGQDLAWRLPRRVVRQALQNMTLAQVPLGGAVRNEAVFLPTGFYPTHWGDCRCGTTFFGEASQLTLRGCVHRGQAWATRFQVGSEEALCIEFYNAHRDFCGGIGLRSEAGPWQREQWKDLLKGGLD